In the Pan paniscus chromosome 8, NHGRI_mPanPan1-v2.0_pri, whole genome shotgun sequence genome, one interval contains:
- the C8H10orf53 gene encoding UPF0728 protein C10orf53 homolog isoform X3 translates to MPPSVFSFHPKQSSHQHMKTNKAVLAIDGHEVILEKIEDWNVVELMVNEEVVFHCNIKDLEFGGDGKLDPLCEKARIAVLNAY, encoded by the exons ATGCCCCCgtctgttttctctttccatcCTAAACAAAGTTCTCACCAACATATGAAGACCAACAAAG CTGTGTTGGCCATAGATGGACATGAGGTCATCCTAGAGAAGATAGAAGACTGGAATGTGGTGGAACTCATGGTGAATGAAGAAGTCGTCTTCCACTGCAACATTAAGGACTTGGAGTTCG GAGGCGATGGTAAACTAGACCCACTGTGTGAAAAGGCCAGGATAGCCGTGCTGAATGCCTACTGA